A single Streptomyces sp. Edi2 DNA region contains:
- the fdh gene encoding formate dehydrogenase yields MSARRRLRDWPAYRQLTGGDPLARGHAAMSARTARLRPRTDSADRVVRSVCPYCAVGCGQQVYVKDDRVVQIEGDPDSPVSRGRLCPKGSATLQLTTGAARRHQVLYRAPYAADWEPLDLETAMDMIADRVIRVRRDTWQWKQDGRRVARTLGIASLGGATLDNEENYLIKKLLTGLGVVQIENQARVCHSSTVAGLGTSFGRGGATTFMQDLQHADCIVIEGSNFAEAHPVGFQWVMEAKARGAQIIHVDPRFTRTSALCDLHVPIRAGSDIAFLGGIIHHVLTEEKDFREYVLAYTNAATVVSEDFRDTEDLDGLFSGFDAEQRRYEPESWQYEGAGVQAPAGDAEQMHDQRLRDAGAKPHQTPGHAETHGAGGPQAAPRAPQDPTLRHPRCVYQILKRHYARYTPEMVEKICGVPRETFLRVCRALTENSGRERTSAFVYAVGWTQHSVGSQYIRAASVLQLLLGNIGRPGGGIQALRGHASIQGSSDIPTLFNLLPGYLPMPHAHTHEDLDTFVAASRTDKGFWGNMRAYVVSLLKAYYGDAATVGNDFCFGHLPRLTGSHSTYDTVLAQLDGVCKGYFLMGENPAVGSANTRLQRLGMAQLDWLVVRDFSLIESATWWQDGPEIETGELRTEDIGTEVFFLPAAAHTEKSGSFTNTNRWLQWHHAAVEPEGDARSDLWFMYHLGRRIKEKLAASTDPMDAMVQDLTWDYPVDGPLQEPVAAAVLAEINGHGPDGAPLSAYTELRDDGSTRCGCWIYCGVYAGGVNQAARRTPHTAQDWVAAEWAWAWPANRRILYNRAAAAPDGSPWSERKAYVWWDGKAGRWTGHDVPDFIPDLPPDHVPPPGATGPAALRGDDPFIMQADGKGWLYAPAGLLDGPLPTHYEPQDSPFTNALYPDWSRSPTRRLYPREGNRYHPSGGEPGAEVYPYVLTTHRLTEHFTAGGMSRWSPHLAELQPELFCEVSPQLAAERGLEHSGWATIITARNAIEARVAVTERIRTLTVHGRTVHQIGLPFHWGPNGVVTGDAANELVAIALDPDSHIQEDKALTADIRPGRRPRGPDLPRLVAEYRQRAGITEHTGEDHRP; encoded by the coding sequence ATGAGTGCGCGCAGGCGGCTACGCGACTGGCCCGCGTACCGGCAGCTCACCGGTGGTGACCCGCTGGCCAGGGGGCATGCGGCGATGTCCGCCCGCACCGCGCGGCTGCGTCCGCGCACCGACAGCGCGGACCGGGTGGTGCGGTCCGTCTGCCCCTACTGCGCCGTCGGCTGCGGCCAGCAGGTGTATGTCAAGGACGACCGGGTCGTGCAGATCGAGGGGGACCCGGATTCCCCCGTCAGCCGGGGGCGGCTGTGTCCGAAAGGGTCCGCGACCCTGCAGCTGACCACCGGGGCCGCCCGGCGCCACCAGGTGCTCTACCGGGCCCCGTATGCGGCCGACTGGGAACCGCTCGACCTCGAAACGGCCATGGACATGATCGCGGACCGGGTCATCCGGGTCCGCCGGGACACCTGGCAGTGGAAACAGGACGGCCGCCGGGTCGCCCGCACGCTCGGCATCGCCAGCCTCGGCGGGGCCACCCTCGACAACGAAGAGAATTACCTGATCAAGAAGCTGCTGACCGGTCTGGGCGTGGTCCAGATCGAAAACCAGGCGCGGGTCTGCCACAGCTCCACGGTTGCCGGTCTGGGCACCTCGTTCGGACGGGGCGGGGCCACCACGTTCATGCAGGATCTGCAGCACGCGGACTGCATCGTGATCGAGGGGTCCAATTTCGCCGAGGCGCACCCCGTCGGCTTCCAGTGGGTCATGGAGGCCAAGGCCCGCGGCGCTCAGATCATCCATGTCGACCCGCGGTTCACCCGTACCAGCGCCCTGTGCGACCTGCATGTACCGATCCGGGCGGGCAGCGACATCGCCTTTCTCGGCGGGATCATCCATCACGTGCTGACGGAGGAGAAGGATTTCCGGGAGTACGTGCTCGCCTACACGAACGCGGCCACCGTCGTCAGCGAGGACTTCCGCGACACCGAGGACCTCGACGGGCTGTTCTCCGGCTTCGATGCGGAACAGCGGCGCTACGAGCCGGAGAGCTGGCAGTACGAGGGCGCCGGTGTCCAGGCGCCGGCGGGCGATGCCGAGCAGATGCACGACCAGCGGCTACGGGATGCCGGGGCCAAGCCCCACCAGACCCCGGGCCATGCCGAGACCCACGGAGCGGGCGGCCCGCAGGCCGCGCCCCGGGCACCGCAGGACCCGACCCTGCGCCACCCCCGGTGCGTCTACCAGATCCTCAAGCGGCATTACGCCCGCTACACGCCCGAGATGGTCGAGAAGATCTGCGGCGTACCGCGCGAGACCTTCCTGCGGGTCTGCCGTGCGCTGACCGAGAACTCCGGTCGCGAGCGCACCAGCGCCTTCGTCTACGCGGTGGGCTGGACCCAGCACTCGGTCGGCTCCCAGTACATCCGGGCGGCGAGCGTGCTGCAGCTGCTCCTGGGGAACATCGGCCGCCCCGGCGGTGGCATCCAGGCGCTGCGCGGGCACGCCTCCATCCAGGGCTCCAGCGACATCCCCACGCTCTTCAACCTTCTTCCCGGCTATCTGCCCATGCCCCATGCGCACACCCACGAGGACCTGGACACCTTTGTGGCCGCCAGCCGTACCGACAAGGGCTTCTGGGGCAATATGCGGGCGTACGTCGTCAGCCTGCTGAAGGCCTATTACGGTGACGCGGCCACCGTCGGCAACGACTTCTGCTTCGGTCATCTGCCGCGGCTCACCGGGTCCCACAGCACCTATGACACGGTGCTCGCCCAGCTGGACGGCGTCTGCAAGGGCTATTTCCTGATGGGGGAGAACCCGGCCGTCGGCTCCGCCAACACCCGTCTGCAACGGCTGGGCATGGCGCAGCTCGACTGGCTGGTGGTCCGCGACTTCTCCCTCATCGAGTCGGCGACCTGGTGGCAGGACGGGCCGGAGATCGAGACGGGCGAGCTGCGTACCGAGGACATCGGGACGGAGGTGTTCTTCCTGCCCGCGGCGGCCCACACGGAGAAGTCCGGCTCGTTCACGAACACCAACCGCTGGCTGCAGTGGCACCACGCCGCCGTGGAGCCGGAGGGCGATGCCCGCAGCGATCTGTGGTTCATGTACCACCTGGGCCGGCGGATCAAGGAGAAGCTGGCGGCCTCCACCGATCCGATGGACGCGATGGTGCAGGACCTGACCTGGGACTACCCGGTGGACGGCCCGCTCCAGGAGCCGGTCGCCGCCGCGGTCCTGGCCGAGATCAACGGCCACGGCCCGGACGGCGCACCGCTCAGCGCGTACACCGAACTCCGGGACGACGGCTCCACCCGGTGCGGCTGCTGGATCTACTGCGGGGTGTATGCGGGTGGCGTCAACCAGGCTGCCCGCCGCACCCCGCACACCGCACAGGACTGGGTCGCGGCCGAATGGGCGTGGGCATGGCCGGCGAACCGCCGGATTCTCTACAACCGTGCCGCGGCGGCGCCCGACGGATCCCCGTGGAGCGAGCGCAAGGCGTATGTGTGGTGGGACGGGAAGGCCGGGCGGTGGACCGGCCACGACGTACCGGACTTCATTCCCGACCTGCCGCCGGACCATGTGCCGCCGCCCGGGGCGACCGGGCCGGCGGCGCTCCGCGGCGACGACCCGTTCATCATGCAGGCGGACGGCAAGGGCTGGCTCTACGCGCCGGCCGGGCTGCTCGACGGACCGCTGCCCACCCACTACGAGCCTCAGGACTCCCCGTTCACCAACGCCCTCTACCCCGACTGGTCGCGCTCGCCCACCCGCCGGCTCTATCCGCGCGAGGGCAACCGCTATCACCCGAGCGGCGGTGAACCGGGCGCCGAGGTGTATCCGTACGTGCTGACCACCCACCGCCTCACCGAGCACTTCACCGCGGGCGGGATGAGCCGCTGGTCGCCCCACCTCGCCGAGCTGCAGCCCGAGCTGTTCTGTGAGGTGTCCCCGCAACTGGCCGCGGAGCGCGGGCTGGAGCACTCCGGATGGGCCACGATCATCACCGCCCGCAACGCCATCGAGGCGCGGGTGGCGGTCACCGAGCGGATCAGGACGCTGACCGTGCACGGCCGTACGGTGCATCAGATCGGGCTGCCGTTCCACTGGGGCCCCAACGGGGTGGTCACTGGCGACGCGGCGAACGAACTGGTGGCCATCGCCCTCGACCCGGACTCCCACATCCAGGAGGACAAGGCCCTCACCGCCGACATCCGCCCCGGCCGCCGGCCCCGCGGCCCGGACCTCCCCCGGCTGGTGGCCGAGTACCGGCAGCGCGCGGGCATCACCGAGCACACCGGAGAGGACCACCGGCCAT